The DNA region AAAGCAGAAGATAAAGGATACATAATTATTGCTAGTGAAAATGGAATTATAAATGGCTATCCAGACAAAACATTTAAGCCAAATGGTGAAGCTACAAGAGCCGAGGCAAGTCAAATGATAGTAAATATGTTTGATGCTTTAGATAGAGGTATTGATATAGGAGAGGAAAACAATTCACAGGAAGATACTTCACAAGAAATAGAATATAGCAAAAATTTATTAAATGCTAAATATGTTAATGCTGATGAATTCAAAATTGATGAAAATGGAGAAATAACCATACAAGGAAATGAAGTAAAAGGAGTTTTAATAGACAACCTAGATGAAAAAGTTATTAAAGTGGCTAGTGCTTTAGTAGAAAATCCATACAAAGAAAATTATGTT from Caldisalinibacter kiritimatiensis includes:
- a CDS encoding S-layer homology domain-containing protein, which encodes KAEDKGYIIIASENGIINGYPDKTFKPNGEATRAEASQMIVNMFDALDRGIDIGEENNSQEDTSQEIEYSKNLLNAKYVNADEFKIDENGEITIQGNEVKGVLIDNLDEKVIKVASALVENPYKENYV